One Brachybacterium kimchii genomic window carries:
- a CDS encoding dicarboxylate/amino acid:cation symporter, whose amino-acid sequence MSTTTPSPAPRSTRNPLRAIARIPFGWQVLIGLVLGVALGLVASAMGPGSGEEGANWLTTTLDTIGTAFVTLLKALVPPLIFLAIVTSIANLRKVTNAARLAWKTLLWFAITSLIAVLIGIGLGAITSPGANSSVSADTAQASDTQGTWLDFLIGLVPSNFLGIEGSAGDDGSISLSFNALQILVISIAVGIAVLSVGEKADPFLKITGSALEIVQKLLWWVIRLAPIGTVGLLGNAVASYGWDAIGQLGVFVADVYIGMLLVLLVVYPILLRTSGLSIGSFFRGVWPATSLGFVSRSSLGTMPMTQTVTERMGVPRHYASFSIPLGATTKMDGCAAIYPALAAIFVANFFGVPLGITDYLLIVLVSVLGSAATAGMTGATVMLTLTLSTLGLPLEGVGLLLAIDPILDMGRTALNVTGQSLVAVIVAKREKILDQNAYDDSVRTSFAEIQADQKAEAEAFAEVEAEVAAQEPGAPAQDAIADPTAPDADRTTRTEAAEAARPQV is encoded by the coding sequence GTGAGCACCACGACCCCCTCCCCCGCCCCGCGCAGCACCCGCAACCCGTTGCGCGCGATCGCGCGCATCCCCTTCGGCTGGCAGGTCCTCATCGGCCTGGTCCTCGGCGTCGCCCTCGGCCTCGTGGCCTCGGCGATGGGCCCCGGCAGCGGAGAGGAGGGCGCCAACTGGCTGACCACCACCCTGGACACCATCGGCACCGCCTTCGTCACGCTGCTGAAGGCCCTGGTCCCGCCGCTGATCTTCCTCGCGATCGTCACCTCGATCGCGAACCTGCGGAAGGTCACGAACGCCGCCCGACTCGCCTGGAAGACCCTGCTCTGGTTCGCGATCACCTCGCTGATCGCCGTGCTCATCGGCATCGGCCTGGGCGCGATCACGAGCCCCGGCGCGAACTCGAGCGTCTCGGCCGACACCGCGCAGGCCTCCGACACGCAGGGCACCTGGCTCGACTTCCTCATCGGCCTGGTCCCCTCGAACTTCCTGGGCATCGAAGGCAGCGCGGGCGACGACGGCTCGATCTCCCTGAGCTTCAACGCGCTGCAGATCCTCGTCATCTCGATCGCCGTGGGCATCGCCGTGCTCTCCGTCGGCGAGAAGGCCGATCCGTTCCTCAAGATCACCGGCTCCGCCCTCGAGATCGTCCAGAAGCTGCTGTGGTGGGTCATCCGCCTCGCGCCGATCGGCACCGTGGGCCTGCTGGGCAACGCGGTGGCCAGCTACGGCTGGGACGCGATCGGGCAGCTCGGCGTGTTCGTGGCCGACGTCTACATCGGCATGCTGCTGGTGCTGCTCGTGGTCTACCCGATCCTGCTGCGCACCAGCGGCCTCTCGATCGGCTCGTTCTTCCGCGGCGTGTGGCCCGCGACCTCGCTCGGCTTCGTCTCCCGCAGCTCGCTGGGCACCATGCCGATGACCCAGACGGTCACCGAGCGCATGGGCGTGCCGCGCCACTACGCCTCCTTCTCGATCCCGCTCGGCGCGACCACCAAGATGGACGGCTGCGCCGCCATCTACCCGGCGCTCGCCGCGATCTTCGTGGCGAACTTCTTCGGCGTCCCGCTCGGCATCACCGACTACCTGCTGATCGTGCTGGTCTCCGTGCTGGGCTCGGCGGCGACCGCCGGCATGACCGGCGCGACCGTCATGCTCACCCTGACCCTGTCGACCCTGGGCCTCCCGCTCGAGGGCGTGGGCCTGCTGCTCGCGATCGACCCGATCCTGGACATGGGCCGCACCGCCCTGAACGTCACCGGCCAGTCCCTGGTCGCGGTGATCGTCGCCAAGCGCGAGAAGATTCTGGACCAGAACGCCTACGACGACTCCGTGCGCACGTCCTTCGCCGAGATCCAGGCCGACCAGAAGGCCGAGGCGGAGGCGTTCGCAGAGGTCGAGGCCGAGGTCGCCGCCCAGGAGCCCGGCGCACCGGCGCAGGACGCCATCGCGGATCCCACTGCGCCCGACGCGGACAGGACGACGCGCACCGAGGCCGCCGAGGCGGCGCGCCCGCAGGTCTGA
- a CDS encoding aldo/keto reductase, translating to MSSVANIALADGNTIPQLGYGVWQVEDEVAADVVGQALEAGYRHIDTAKAYDNEEGVGRALRASGLPREDVFVTTKLWNDDHDYDRAIAALDASLERLGLEYVDLYLIHWAKPKQGKHVEAWKALVELQKRGKARSIGVSNFPVAQLEEIIEATGVTPVIHQIELHPDFAQEELRAFGREHGILTEAWSPLGQGGELLQDPVITGIAAAHGATAAQVVIAWHLAIGNIVIPKSVTPERIVSNLAAAELELTDEDLERLATLDRGEAGRIGADPAGIEF from the coding sequence ATGAGCAGCGTCGCGAACATCGCCCTTGCCGACGGCAACACCATCCCCCAGCTCGGCTACGGCGTCTGGCAGGTCGAGGACGAGGTCGCGGCCGACGTCGTCGGCCAGGCCCTCGAGGCCGGCTACCGCCACATCGACACCGCCAAGGCGTACGACAACGAGGAGGGCGTGGGCCGCGCCCTGCGCGCCTCCGGCCTGCCGCGCGAGGACGTCTTCGTCACCACCAAGCTGTGGAACGACGACCACGACTACGACCGCGCGATCGCGGCGCTCGACGCCTCGCTCGAGCGCCTGGGCCTCGAGTACGTGGACCTCTACCTCATCCACTGGGCGAAGCCCAAGCAGGGCAAGCACGTGGAGGCGTGGAAGGCGCTCGTGGAGCTGCAGAAGCGGGGGAAGGCGCGCTCGATCGGCGTCTCGAACTTCCCCGTGGCACAGCTCGAGGAGATCATCGAGGCCACGGGCGTGACCCCGGTGATCCACCAGATCGAGCTGCACCCCGACTTCGCCCAGGAGGAGCTGCGCGCCTTCGGCCGGGAGCACGGCATCCTCACCGAGGCCTGGTCTCCTCTGGGCCAGGGCGGCGAGCTGCTCCAGGACCCGGTGATCACGGGGATCGCCGCCGCCCACGGGGCCACCGCCGCGCAGGTCGTCATCGCCTGGCACCTCGCGATCGGGAACATCGTGATCCCGAAGTCCGTGACGCCCGAGCGCATCGTCTCGAACCTCGCCGCCGCGGAGCTCGAGCTCACCGACGAGGACCTCGAGCGCCTCGCGACCCTCGACCGGGGCGAGGCCGGCCGCATCGGCGCCGACCCGGCGGGCATCGAGTTCTGA
- a CDS encoding sulfatase family protein: MTSHRPNILFVITDQQRFDTIAALGHEHAITPNLDQLVRSGTTFTRTYVTAPSCAPSRASLFTGMYPHSTGVLKNNDPWTHSWVELLADSGYRCANVGKMHTYPYTSSVGFHERHVVENKDRSNPALPFFLDEWDKAFHARGLVKPDRATKYRGIPDYRERLGAFEWDAPDDLHVDNFVGGLASHWLDVYPGDEPFFLQVGFPGPHPPYDPTADALRQYTGRTMPTPYDSPEDREHQPAAIKDLIRDNLEVDHDAIVHLEHPSPEQIDRQRRHYMANVTMIDAQVGQLLDALERRGVLEDTVIIFTSDHGDCLNDHGHIQKWSMYESSVRVPAIVAGPGIVADHRVDGLTSLFDLGPTILELAGVTPPEWMEAHSLMPGIRGDADFGREYAFAEHARDMILQKTDLMTMVRDDRWKLVEFIDHEDGQLFDLEDDPHEMVNLWESAAHRSQRDRLSRVIARWRAESALLTAGWSAAFR; this comes from the coding sequence ATGACCTCGCACCGCCCGAACATCCTGTTTGTCATCACCGACCAGCAGCGCTTCGACACGATCGCGGCACTCGGCCACGAGCACGCGATCACCCCCAACCTGGATCAGCTGGTGCGCTCCGGAACAACGTTCACCCGCACCTATGTGACCGCGCCGTCGTGCGCGCCGTCGCGCGCAAGCCTGTTCACGGGGATGTATCCCCACTCGACGGGTGTCCTCAAGAACAACGATCCCTGGACCCACTCCTGGGTCGAGCTGCTCGCCGATTCGGGCTATCGCTGTGCCAACGTCGGGAAAATGCACACCTACCCGTACACCAGCAGCGTCGGCTTCCACGAGCGCCATGTCGTGGAGAACAAGGACCGATCGAACCCCGCTCTCCCCTTCTTCCTCGACGAGTGGGACAAGGCCTTCCATGCCCGTGGACTCGTGAAGCCGGACCGCGCCACGAAGTACCGCGGGATCCCGGACTACCGGGAGCGGCTCGGCGCCTTCGAATGGGATGCCCCCGACGACCTCCATGTCGACAACTTCGTCGGCGGCCTCGCGAGTCACTGGCTGGATGTCTACCCCGGCGATGAGCCGTTCTTCCTGCAGGTCGGCTTTCCTGGCCCACACCCCCCATACGACCCCACGGCCGACGCCCTTCGGCAATACACGGGCCGCACCATGCCGACGCCCTACGATTCGCCGGAGGATCGCGAGCACCAGCCGGCAGCCATCAAGGACCTCATCCGCGACAACCTTGAGGTCGACCACGACGCGATCGTGCACCTCGAGCACCCCAGCCCCGAGCAGATCGACCGCCAGCGCAGGCACTACATGGCGAATGTGACGATGATCGATGCCCAGGTCGGACAGTTGCTGGACGCCCTAGAGCGGCGCGGCGTCCTCGAGGACACCGTCATCATCTTCACCTCCGACCACGGTGACTGCCTGAACGACCACGGGCACATCCAGAAGTGGTCGATGTACGAGTCGAGCGTCCGTGTACCGGCGATCGTCGCGGGCCCAGGGATCGTCGCAGACCATCGGGTGGACGGACTCACTTCCCTCTTCGATCTGGGGCCCACGATCCTCGAGCTCGCTGGCGTGACCCCGCCTGAATGGATGGAGGCGCACTCGCTGATGCCTGGGATCCGAGGTGACGCCGACTTCGGGAGGGAATACGCCTTCGCGGAGCATGCCAGGGACATGATCCTGCAGAAGACTGACCTGATGACGATGGTGCGGGACGACCGCTGGAAGCTCGTCGAGTTCATCGACCACGAGGACGGGCAACTGTTCGACCTCGAAGACGACCCCCACGAGATGGTGAACCTGTGGGAATCTGCCGCCCATCGGAGTCAGCGAGACCGGCTTTCCCGTGTCATCGCCCGTTGGAGAGCCGAGAGCGCACTCCTCACCGCCGGTTGGTCAGCTGCCTTCCGCTGA
- a CDS encoding universal stress protein, translated as MKILLGYVPSPTSEAALEYALEEARTKDATLVVLASERSDDPRKNAGDAGREPLHERLEAGGVHFELRNVPRRDDAADDILQTIDNEKIDLVVLGVRRRTPIGKMLLGSTAQRVIMEAPCPVVCVKPKARGR; from the coding sequence ATGAAGATCCTGCTCGGCTACGTGCCCAGCCCCACCAGCGAGGCCGCCCTCGAGTACGCGCTGGAGGAGGCGAGGACCAAGGACGCGACGCTCGTGGTGCTCGCCTCCGAGCGCAGCGACGATCCCCGCAAGAACGCGGGCGACGCGGGGCGCGAGCCCCTGCACGAGCGGCTGGAGGCCGGCGGCGTGCACTTCGAGCTGCGGAACGTGCCGCGGCGCGACGACGCGGCCGACGACATCCTCCAGACCATCGACAACGAGAAGATCGACCTGGTCGTGCTGGGGGTGCGCCGCCGCACCCCCATCGGCAAGATGCTGCTGGGCTCCACGGCCCAGCGCGTGATCATGGAGGCTCCGTGCCCCGTGGTCTGCGTGAAGCCGAAGGCGCGGGGGCGCTGA
- a CDS encoding APC family permease, translated as MTQETGAGSGAPGDPTLPAPDGDGSSSGQGTELKKAITPGLLLLFIVGDILGTGVYALTGQVAGQVGGAGWLPVILAFVVAMMTALSYVEMVTKYPQAAGAALYVHKAFGIHFVTFMVTFAVLSSGITSASNSAIFLAENVLAVFHLEDSLGADASHHVAVIIALVFIAVVACVNSYGVSESVKANVVLTLIELSGLAMVLIIGFLAIGRGDADFSRVVLFEAPEDKSMFMAVIGATALAFFSMVGFEDSVNMAEETVNPSKNFPKMLLGGLSITGVVYVLVSLTAVAVVPIGELTTATTPLLSVVSHGAPNLPMDTIFPIISIFAVANTVLINMMMASRLLYGMAKQGVLPPFLGVVLKGRRSPVGGIVFSTLLAFALVVVVSYALPETIIKNLGGTTALLLLIVFCLVNVSVIVLRKDPGAKGHFRTPTVVAVIGGVTSLILVTPLAQPKENYYIAGGLLGVGLVLYAVTYLYNSAIKGRRTRFHDQDEIGRE; from the coding sequence ATGACACAGGAAACCGGCGCCGGCTCCGGCGCACCCGGCGATCCCACCCTCCCCGCCCCCGACGGCGACGGCTCGTCCTCGGGCCAGGGCACCGAGCTCAAGAAGGCCATCACCCCCGGCCTGCTGCTGCTGTTCATCGTCGGCGACATCCTGGGCACCGGGGTCTACGCGCTGACCGGCCAGGTCGCCGGCCAGGTGGGCGGCGCGGGCTGGCTGCCGGTGATCCTCGCGTTCGTGGTCGCGATGATGACGGCGCTCTCCTACGTGGAGATGGTGACGAAGTACCCGCAGGCCGCGGGCGCCGCCCTGTACGTCCACAAGGCCTTCGGCATCCACTTCGTCACCTTCATGGTGACCTTCGCCGTGCTGTCCTCGGGCATCACCTCGGCCTCCAACAGCGCGATCTTCCTCGCGGAGAACGTGCTGGCGGTCTTCCACCTCGAGGACTCCCTCGGGGCCGACGCCTCGCATCACGTCGCGGTGATCATCGCGCTCGTCTTCATCGCCGTCGTGGCCTGCGTGAACTCCTACGGCGTGAGCGAGTCCGTGAAGGCCAACGTGGTGCTCACCCTCATCGAGCTCAGCGGCCTGGCGATGGTGCTGATCATCGGCTTCCTCGCGATCGGCCGCGGCGACGCGGACTTCTCGCGGGTGGTGCTGTTCGAGGCGCCCGAGGACAAGAGCATGTTCATGGCCGTGATCGGCGCGACCGCCCTCGCGTTCTTCTCGATGGTCGGCTTCGAGGACTCGGTGAACATGGCCGAGGAGACCGTGAACCCCTCGAAGAACTTCCCGAAGATGCTGCTGGGCGGCCTGTCGATCACGGGCGTGGTCTACGTGCTGGTCTCCCTCACGGCAGTCGCAGTGGTCCCGATCGGAGAGCTCACCACCGCGACCACGCCGCTGCTGAGCGTGGTCTCGCACGGCGCGCCGAACCTGCCGATGGACACGATCTTCCCGATCATCTCGATCTTCGCGGTCGCCAACACCGTGCTGATCAACATGATGATGGCCTCGCGACTGCTCTACGGCATGGCCAAGCAGGGCGTGCTCCCGCCGTTCCTGGGGGTCGTCCTCAAGGGGCGCCGCAGCCCCGTGGGCGGCATCGTCTTCTCGACGCTCCTCGCCTTCGCGCTCGTCGTGGTCGTCAGCTACGCGCTGCCGGAGACCATCATCAAGAACCTCGGCGGCACCACGGCGCTGCTGCTGCTGATCGTGTTCTGCCTGGTCAACGTCTCCGTGATCGTGCTCCGCAAGGACCCGGGCGCGAAGGGGCACTTCCGCACCCCCACCGTGGTGGCCGTGATCGGCGGGGTCACCTCCCTGATCCTCGTCACCCCCCTCGCCCAGCCCAAGGAGAACTACTACATCGCGGGCGGCCTGCTGGGCGTGGGCCTCGTGCTGTACGCAGTCACCTACCTGTACAACTCCGCGATCAAGGGCAGGCGCACGCGCTTCCACGACCAGGACGAGATCGGCCGCGAGTGA
- a CDS encoding phosphotransferase enzyme family protein: METGDDAREIPLTGGNASAGVVRVGDTVRKPWHAGTPLVARYTEALRAAGIDVPAHLGRDDTGRQIIEHVPGVLAMDIGQLDVGRLERVGRLVRDVHEASAALPRDRFPLSPIPGITAAGRGTSDPLGARWEVLLPAPTPPELICHHDIAPWNLLVDGERMILIDLDGAGPSTRAWDLAYAAQSFSGMVAGADPADVAARLRALVVDGYEADADLRAQLPRLLAERTQAMHDLLVRSHAEGREPWGSMFMTGHGEHWREAAAFAAAHEGEWRGALS, from the coding sequence GTGGAGACCGGAGACGACGCCCGCGAGATCCCGCTGACCGGTGGGAACGCGAGCGCGGGCGTGGTGCGCGTCGGCGACACCGTGCGCAAGCCGTGGCACGCCGGCACGCCGCTCGTCGCCCGGTACACGGAGGCGCTGCGCGCGGCGGGGATCGACGTGCCCGCCCACCTGGGCCGTGACGACACGGGCCGGCAGATCATCGAGCACGTGCCGGGCGTCCTCGCCATGGACATCGGGCAGCTCGACGTCGGCCGTCTGGAGCGCGTCGGCCGCCTGGTGCGCGACGTGCACGAGGCGAGCGCCGCCCTGCCGCGGGACCGGTTCCCGCTTTCCCCGATTCCGGGGATCACCGCCGCCGGGCGCGGGACCTCCGACCCGCTCGGCGCCCGCTGGGAGGTGCTGCTGCCCGCCCCGACACCGCCCGAGCTGATCTGCCACCACGACATCGCCCCCTGGAACCTGCTGGTGGACGGCGAGCGGATGATCCTCATCGACCTCGACGGCGCCGGGCCGAGCACCCGCGCGTGGGACCTCGCCTATGCGGCGCAGTCGTTCTCGGGAATGGTCGCCGGGGCCGACCCCGCGGACGTCGCCGCGCGCCTGCGGGCCCTCGTCGTCGACGGCTACGAGGCCGACGCGGACCTGCGCGCCCAGCTGCCGCGACTCCTGGCCGAGCGCACGCAGGCGATGCACGACCTGCTCGTGCGCTCGCACGCCGAGGGTCGCGAGCCGTGGGGGTCGATGTTCATGACGGGTCACGGCGAGCACTGGCGGGAGGCGGCCGCGTTCGCTGCCGCCCATGAGGGGGAGTGGCGAGGCGCGCTCAGCTGA
- a CDS encoding IclR family transcriptional regulator: protein MASRTPDQTSPKPPKAPAADATLRVLTYLSSRRAPVAAARVAQDLELPRSTTYDLLGTLVAHGYALHLPQERLYALGPAAYEVAVGYMRHAPLARVGRVVLERTVDTIGESGHLAVLHGRDVLYVVEDRAKGRGSLVTDQGVRLPAHLTATGRAMLAALPLVQLRSLFTSREDLVPRRPGVGPTTPAQLAAILEQVRRDGFAREDGEVTPGYRSVAAPVLDHADWPIAAIGLTWQSNRLGEDKVAECARAVRAAAEEVARAATGRRPREERAED from the coding sequence ATGGCATCCCGAACCCCGGACCAGACGTCCCCGAAGCCGCCCAAGGCGCCGGCCGCGGACGCCACTCTGCGCGTGCTGACGTACCTCTCCTCGCGGCGGGCGCCCGTGGCCGCCGCGCGCGTGGCCCAGGACCTCGAGCTGCCGAGGTCGACCACGTACGACCTGCTCGGGACGCTCGTCGCCCACGGCTATGCGCTGCATCTTCCGCAGGAGCGGCTGTACGCGCTGGGGCCCGCCGCCTACGAGGTCGCCGTCGGCTACATGCGCCATGCGCCGCTCGCCCGGGTGGGCCGGGTCGTCCTCGAGCGCACCGTCGACACCATCGGCGAGTCCGGTCACCTCGCGGTGCTCCACGGCCGCGACGTCCTCTACGTCGTCGAGGACCGCGCGAAGGGGCGCGGCAGCCTCGTCACCGATCAGGGTGTGCGCCTCCCCGCGCACCTCACCGCGACCGGCCGGGCGATGCTCGCGGCCCTGCCCCTCGTGCAGCTGCGCAGCCTGTTCACCTCGCGCGAGGATCTCGTGCCCCGTCGGCCCGGGGTCGGGCCGACGACGCCCGCGCAGCTCGCCGCGATCCTCGAGCAGGTGCGCCGCGACGGCTTCGCCCGCGAGGACGGCGAGGTCACCCCCGGATACCGCTCGGTCGCGGCGCCCGTGCTCGACCACGCGGACTGGCCGATCGCGGCCATCGGCCTCACCTGGCAGTCCAACCGCCTGGGCGAGGACAAGGTCGCCGAGTGCGCGCGTGCCGTGCGGGCCGCCGCCGAGGAGGTCGCCCGCGCCGCGACCGGCCGGCGCCCTCGCGAGGAGCGCGCCGAGGACTAG
- a CDS encoding sugar-binding transcriptional regulator, with the protein MVDMRRREESVSEELMTEVASAYYLEECSKTEIAHSTGLSRWQVARVLTEARDRGLVTIRVAVPEPPLGTAGVLAESLGVRRVIIAGRSAISPGEGSRWRSTHAVAAALAAYLSESVQPGESLGLGWSRVIECLPAELDRLAPCDVVQIAGALTFAGDRIGSVEVVRLVARIAEGTAHPIYAPLVAPSSEIATALMRTEEISRALGRAERVDHAVVGIGTWTSEGSSILPLLPVDLVRRTTAAGACAVISGRVLDQSGAALDAGSDGRIVGMTLQQLRQVPYVVGTCVGAHRVEAVRAAVRSGLIDTLVVDEPLAVALLDS; encoded by the coding sequence ATGGTGGATATGCGACGCCGGGAGGAATCGGTCAGCGAAGAGCTGATGACTGAGGTTGCTTCGGCGTACTACTTGGAGGAGTGCTCGAAGACCGAGATTGCGCACTCAACAGGTCTCAGCCGATGGCAGGTTGCCCGCGTGCTCACGGAAGCACGGGATCGTGGATTGGTGACCATCCGTGTCGCGGTCCCAGAACCGCCGCTCGGAACTGCCGGCGTTCTGGCGGAGTCCCTGGGCGTGCGGCGTGTGATCATCGCCGGGCGTTCCGCGATCTCTCCTGGCGAGGGGTCGCGGTGGCGAAGCACTCACGCCGTCGCCGCAGCGCTGGCTGCGTACCTCTCCGAGTCCGTGCAGCCCGGTGAATCCCTGGGCCTGGGATGGTCCCGGGTGATCGAGTGCCTGCCCGCGGAGCTGGATCGACTGGCGCCGTGCGACGTTGTCCAGATCGCAGGGGCTCTCACGTTCGCGGGTGATCGGATCGGGTCGGTCGAAGTGGTCCGTCTGGTCGCGCGCATCGCCGAGGGGACGGCGCACCCGATCTATGCTCCGCTGGTCGCGCCGAGCAGCGAGATCGCCACCGCACTCATGCGCACGGAGGAGATCTCCCGGGCGCTGGGGCGAGCAGAGCGCGTCGACCACGCTGTCGTGGGGATCGGCACCTGGACCAGTGAAGGGTCGTCGATCCTCCCTCTGCTCCCGGTCGATCTCGTGCGGCGCACCACTGCAGCCGGGGCATGCGCCGTCATCTCCGGCCGAGTCCTGGACCAGAGTGGTGCAGCGCTCGATGCAGGGTCCGACGGCCGCATCGTCGGGATGACGCTCCAGCAGTTGCGCCAGGTGCCCTACGTTGTGGGCACCTGTGTGGGCGCACATCGCGTGGAGGCCGTGCGTGCTGCCGTGCGGAGTGGGCTCATCGACACGCTCGTCGTCGATGAGCCTTTGGCAGTAGCTCTTCTGGATTCTTGA
- a CDS encoding MerR family transcriptional regulator produces MDAADQPRSAVDPDSADRSPADAAAATGLSLDTLRYYEREGLIGPIARDAAGRRRYSADDVAWIGIVTCRRDAGLGIDDLRRFTRLLTQSADPTDRVAFLGERRAELEERQRATRRALEVLDDKIAYYGARD; encoded by the coding sequence ATGGACGCCGCCGACCAGCCCCGCAGCGCCGTCGACCCGGACAGCGCCGATCGCTCCCCCGCGGATGCAGCCGCCGCGACCGGGCTCAGCCTCGACACCCTGCGCTACTACGAGCGCGAGGGGCTGATCGGCCCGATCGCACGCGACGCCGCCGGCCGACGCCGGTACTCCGCCGACGACGTGGCCTGGATCGGCATCGTCACCTGCCGGCGCGATGCCGGCCTCGGGATCGACGACCTGCGACGATTCACGAGGCTGCTGACGCAGAGCGCGGATCCCACGGATCGCGTCGCCTTCCTGGGGGAGCGGCGTGCCGAGCTCGAGGAGCGGCAGCGGGCGACGCGGCGTGCCCTCGAGGTGCTCGACGACAAGATCGCCTACTACGGAGCGCGCGACTGA
- a CDS encoding sugar porter family MFS transporter: MHSTPSRSARQIPPWFIYLFGALGAILWGYDTGVVSGVLLYIKNDFPVTATESGLITSSFTIGAIIGAVSSALLVDRLGRRRLLQVAAIVFLVGTLLAATAGSAAVLILGRSVLGLGIGFVSVNIPIYLSELSPAGTRGRVVSLVQFMNAFGILLSYIANFALSASGAWRIMLALAVIPAVLLFVGVFLLPESPRWLVARGRLEEAAAGLARRDDGPDPAHTIAEIQLGLAASHGSWRTLLAPWARRPALIAILLTVLAQFLGINAITYYSPTVLTAIGFSESASLITTIGFGSIAVSATLWALRYADSFSRRRILIGGAAITGSAMLLCAIATWSFGLTSVVTGTVAIICFSVFKAGYASTWAPVSRVVQTEILPISIRGTAMSISEVANFASIFVVTLLFPILLQAGGAGFAFLTFTTVGAIAIALLLIVVPETSGRSLEEIEAQIRRGTADSLPEATQSDGTIAPRHSHAPHS, translated from the coding sequence ATGCACTCGACTCCGTCGCGCTCCGCGCGCCAGATCCCCCCGTGGTTCATCTATCTGTTCGGAGCACTCGGCGCGATCCTCTGGGGCTACGACACCGGGGTGGTCTCGGGAGTCCTGCTCTACATCAAGAATGACTTCCCGGTGACGGCCACCGAGTCCGGCCTCATCACCTCCTCGTTCACGATCGGCGCCATCATCGGGGCGGTCTCCAGTGCGCTGCTCGTGGATCGTCTGGGTAGACGCCGCCTGCTCCAGGTCGCCGCCATCGTGTTTCTCGTCGGGACTCTTCTGGCGGCGACCGCTGGTAGCGCTGCCGTACTGATCCTGGGTCGCTCAGTGCTGGGCCTGGGGATCGGGTTCGTCTCTGTGAACATCCCGATCTACCTCTCGGAGCTCTCTCCCGCAGGCACCCGCGGCCGGGTGGTCTCCCTCGTGCAGTTCATGAACGCCTTCGGGATCCTTCTCTCGTACATCGCGAACTTCGCGCTGTCGGCCTCCGGAGCCTGGAGGATCATGCTCGCGCTCGCTGTGATCCCAGCGGTGCTGCTGTTCGTCGGCGTCTTCCTGTTGCCCGAGAGCCCCCGCTGGCTGGTGGCTCGGGGACGCCTGGAGGAGGCCGCAGCCGGACTGGCGCGCCGTGACGACGGGCCCGATCCCGCACACACGATTGCCGAGATCCAGCTCGGCCTGGCGGCCTCCCACGGCTCCTGGCGGACCCTGCTCGCACCGTGGGCGCGCCGACCTGCGCTGATCGCGATTCTGCTGACTGTCCTCGCGCAGTTCCTGGGCATCAACGCGATCACGTACTACTCCCCCACCGTGCTCACGGCAATCGGCTTCAGCGAGAGCGCCTCGCTGATCACGACCATTGGATTCGGGTCCATCGCGGTCTCGGCGACGCTTTGGGCTCTGCGCTACGCCGACTCCTTCAGCCGTCGACGGATCCTCATCGGCGGTGCGGCAATCACCGGCAGCGCAATGCTGCTGTGCGCGATCGCCACTTGGTCGTTCGGTCTGACCAGCGTGGTCACAGGCACCGTAGCGATCATCTGCTTCTCGGTCTTCAAGGCGGGTTACGCCTCCACTTGGGCACCCGTCTCGCGCGTGGTGCAGACCGAGATCCTTCCGATCTCGATCCGCGGCACCGCCATGAGCATCTCCGAGGTCGCGAACTTCGCTTCGATCTTCGTCGTCACACTGCTATTCCCCATCCTTCTCCAGGCCGGGGGCGCCGGCTTTGCGTTCCTGACATTCACGACGGTCGGCGCGATCGCGATCGCTCTGCTCTTGATCGTCGTCCCTGAGACGTCCGGACGGTCACTCGAAGAGATCGAGGCGCAGATACGGCGCGGAACGGCCGATTCGCTGCCGGAAGCCACACAATCGGATGGCACCATCGCGCCGCGCCACTCGCACGCTCCCCACTCCTGA